AAAAATGGTTTATTAATAGAACATAAAGCACGATATAGATTTGCAAGTGAATATTGTTATGGAAGATTATTGGATATTGCTTGTGGTGTTGGTTATGGTTCGGAAATGCTCTTAGCTTTAGGAGAAGGTATTACAGAGATAATTGGGATTGACAGTCAACCTGAGGTGATTGGTTATGCTAAAAAGTATTATAAACATCCTCCTATAACTTTTAAAGTTGGAGATGCTAGTAATGAAGAATTATTTAGACGAATTGGTAAATTTGACACAATAGTTAGCATGGAGACTGTGGAACATATTAAAGATGATTATGGATTCATAGATAATTTAAATAAGGCATTAAAATCTAATGGTACATTAGTTATTTCTACTCCTTTTGGGAGTGGAAGGGATGAGTCTTGTGCTAATCCTTATCACTATCGACAGTATAGAGAAGAAGAATTCAAGGAATTATTATCTGTGTTTTCAGAAGTAGAGCTTTATTGTCAACTTAATGAGGAAATAGAAATACCCAAGCCGGATAAAAAATATTACTTAATGGTAGCTGTCTGTCATAAATAAATAAGTTTAAGCTATTAAACGCAAACAGATAAATCTGTTTGCGTTTTTTATATGAATATTATCCAAAATAATGGGTAATTTATTATTACTAGTGGAAGATAGAGGAGATGATAAGAGTGCATTCTGTAGTCTGTGTAAAACAGGTGCCAGACACATCAGAGGTAAGTATTGATCCGGAAACTAATACTATTATTCGAGAAGGAGTACCATCTATTATTAATCCTTATGATTTACATGGTGTTGAAGCTGCTTTGCAATTAAAAGATAAATATGGAGGTAAAGTAACTATTTTGACTATGGGACCGCCACAAGCAGAGACAGCAATTAAAAGAGCTCTTTCTTTTGGAGCAGATAA
The genomic region above belongs to Selenihalanaerobacter shriftii and contains:
- a CDS encoding class I SAM-dependent methyltransferase, with the translated sequence MLELTEERVMPRKMNPKNGLLIEHKARYRFASEYCYGRLLDIACGVGYGSEMLLALGEGITEIIGIDSQPEVIGYAKKYYKHPPITFKVGDASNEELFRRIGKFDTIVSMETVEHIKDDYGFIDNLNKALKSNGTLVISTPFGSGRDESCANPYHYRQYREEEFKELLSVFSEVELYCQLNEEIEIPKPDKKYYLMVAVCHK